The Fructilactobacillus myrtifloralis genome contains a region encoding:
- the dapB gene encoding 4-hydroxy-tetrahydrodipicolinate reductase, with the protein MTTTVLVAGFQGSMGQKATAMIERDPELALGAVYSPHATTTDPAAYDLPATTQVFTDLAEIKTTATVWVDFSTPAGAFANAQFALEHEMTPIIGTSGLSDEQVAQLTKLADEQHQAGLLVPNFGLSAVLLMQFAKQAAQYFPDAEIIEMHHADKKDSPSGTAINTAKMIAAGRTQAPETVANPVETLPGARGANYEAVPIHAVRLPGYVAHEQVLFGGPGEALTIRQDSFDRESFMHGLNIAIKQVGRLSGFAVGLENVL; encoded by the coding sequence ATGACAACGACCGTTTTAGTAGCTGGTTTTCAAGGATCGATGGGGCAAAAGGCCACCGCGATGATTGAGCGCGATCCCGAATTAGCATTAGGCGCTGTTTATAGCCCCCATGCGACCACGACCGACCCGGCTGCATATGACTTACCAGCCACCACACAGGTATTTACTGATTTAGCTGAAATTAAGACCACCGCCACGGTGTGGGTCGACTTTTCGACGCCCGCGGGCGCCTTTGCCAACGCTCAGTTTGCGTTAGAACACGAGATGACTCCCATCATTGGAACCAGTGGGCTCAGCGACGAACAGGTTGCTCAACTAACAAAACTGGCGGATGAACAGCACCAGGCCGGGTTGTTAGTGCCGAACTTTGGACTCTCGGCAGTCTTGTTGATGCAGTTTGCCAAGCAGGCGGCGCAGTACTTCCCGGATGCGGAAATCATCGAAATGCACCACGCCGATAAAAAGGATTCCCCGTCGGGAACGGCCATTAATACGGCGAAAATGATTGCTGCTGGGCGGACGCAAGCGCCAGAAACGGTGGCCAACCCCGTTGAAACGCTACCGGGAGCACGTGGAGCTAACTATGAAGCAGTTCCCATTCACGCGGTTCGGTTACCCGGGTACGTTGCCCACGAACAGGTCTTGTTTGGTGGCCCCGGTGAAGCCTTGACGATTCGCCAGGATTCCTTTGACCGGGAATCATTTATGCACGGGTTAAACATTGCGATTAAACAGGTTGGCCGGTTATCGGGGTTCGCCGTTGGATTAGAAAACGTGTTGTAA